A genomic stretch from Anser cygnoides isolate HZ-2024a breed goose chromosome 30, Taihu_goose_T2T_genome, whole genome shotgun sequence includes:
- the LOC136787686 gene encoding olfactory receptor 14C36-like, with amino-acid sequence MTRQINVQKPDATKQQMSNKSSITEFFLLAFADTRELQLLHFGLFLGIYLAALLGNGLILTAVACDHRLHTPMYFFLLNLALLDLGSISTTLPKAMANALWDTRAISYQGCVAQVFFFVFFVGAEYSLLTIMSYDRYVAICKPLHYGSLVGSRACAQMAAAAWGSGFLTAVLHTATTFSLPLCQGNAVEQFFCEIPQILKLSCSDAYLREVGALVCSVSLASGCFVFIVLSYIQIFRAVLRMPSEQRRHKTFSMCLPHLAVVSLFVSTAMFAYLKPPSISSPSLDLLVAVLYSVVPPALNPLIYSMRNKELNHVLWKLMTRCVSEAINFHSTSAGD; translated from the exons aTGACCCGTCAGATCAACGtgcaga AACCCGATGCGACTAAACAGCAGATGTCCAACAAaagctccatcaccgagttcttcctgctggcattcgcagacacgcgggagctgcagctcctgcacttcgggctcttcctgggcatctacctggctgccctcctgggcaacggcctcatcctcaccgcggtagcctgcgaccaccgcctccacacccccatgtacttcttcctcctcaacctcgccctcctcgatCTGggctccatctccaccactctccccaaagccatggccaatgccctctgggacaccagggccatctcctatcaagggtgtgttgcacaggtcttcttttttgtcttctttgttggagcagagtattcccttctcaccatcatgtcctacgaccgctacgttgccatctgcaagcccctgcactacgggagcctcgtgggcagcagagcttgtgcccagatggcagcagctgcctggggcagtggctttctcactgctgtcctgcacacggccactaccttttccctgcccctctgccaaggcaatgctgtggagcagttcttctgtgaaatcccccagatcctcaagctctcctgctcagatgcctacctcagggaagttggggcacttgtgtgtagtgtttctttagcttctggctgttttgttttcattgttttgtccTATATtcagatcttcagggccgtgctgaggatgccctctgagcagcgCCGGCACAAAACCTTTTCAATGTgtctccctcacctggccgtggtctccctgtttgtcagcactgccatgtttgcctacctgaagcccccgtccatctcttccccatccctggacctgctggtggcagttctgtattcagtggtgcctccagccttgaaccccctcatctacagcatgaggaacaaggagctcAATCATGTGCTCTGGAAATTGATGACTAGATGTGTTTCGGAAGCAATAAATTTCCATTCTACCTCTGCAGGTGACTAA